In the uncultured Campylobacter sp. genome, one interval contains:
- a CDS encoding methylenetetrahydrofolate reductase has translation MLKEKILNKEKNLLLYALTPPKAEFEETKLREIADRWTARIESVNADGLVLYEVQDESDRSDSQRTFEFSGTLSPQRYYANYINVATPGVFYRVAGGYDESEFRAALAAQSADLCVLVGATSSAQKTRLDLTRAYEIAGEFKNLASGGVCIAERHGKKRGEPQRMLEKIRLGAKFFVSQAIFDADLARKFLEDCAAAEISEPIFLTFSTAGNPKTLEFIKWLGVSVPQSVESRLNASVDYLAQSCEIIKEIWSELKSFGDKNGLNLSANIESVMAKRAEIEASLELAREFRLL, from the coding sequence ATGCTAAAAGAAAAAATTTTAAATAAAGAAAAAAATCTTTTGCTCTACGCTTTGACGCCGCCCAAGGCCGAATTTGAGGAGACCAAGCTGCGTGAGATAGCAGATCGCTGGACGGCGCGCATAGAGAGCGTAAACGCCGACGGACTCGTGCTTTACGAGGTGCAAGACGAAAGCGACAGGAGCGACTCGCAAAGGACTTTTGAGTTTAGCGGAACGCTAAGCCCGCAAAGGTACTACGCAAACTACATAAACGTCGCGACGCCGGGGGTATTTTACCGAGTCGCGGGCGGATACGACGAGAGCGAGTTTCGCGCGGCTTTGGCGGCTCAGAGCGCGGATTTATGCGTGCTCGTCGGAGCTACGTCTAGCGCGCAAAAAACAAGGCTGGATCTGACTCGCGCCTACGAGATCGCGGGCGAATTTAAAAATTTAGCCTCAGGCGGCGTATGCATCGCCGAGCGTCACGGCAAAAAGAGGGGCGAGCCGCAGCGAATGCTGGAAAAAATCCGCCTAGGGGCTAAATTTTTCGTCTCGCAGGCGATTTTTGACGCGGATTTAGCGCGCAAATTTTTAGAAGACTGCGCGGCGGCCGAGATTAGCGAGCCGATATTCCTCACGTTTTCGACCGCGGGCAATCCAAAAACGCTGGAATTTATAAAATGGCTAGGCGTGAGCGTGCCGCAAAGCGTCGAAAGCAGGCTAAATGCGAGCGTCGATTATCTGGCGCAAAGCTGCGAAATCATCAAAGAGATTTGGAGCGAGCTTAAAAGCTTCGGCGATAAAAACGGGCTAAATTTAAGCGCGAATATCGAAAGCGTGATGGCAAAACGCGCCGAGATCGAAGCGAGTCTAGAACTAGCCCGCGAGTTTAGGCTACTTTAA
- the metE gene encoding 5-methyltetrahydropteroyltriglutamate--homocysteine S-methyltransferase has protein sequence MIKTYVTGFPRIGEKRELKRALEGLWSKKEGFSEENLLSVAKTLKNRHWQYQKDAEISAISVNDFSLYDLMLDAIVAFGAVPPRFANLSGLEQYFACARGNEKGVAMEMTKWFNTNYHYIVPELSAQTSFKLDASKIINEYEEAKAAGVKGKINLIGPITFLALSKTTDGSCALCHLDALTAQYVKLLEQISKLDGQILVQLDEPIFVTSKGDALTDKIAPVYEKLTAAASNVKIVFMTYFEHALKAVGEALKTKIYGIGLDFVYGEKNIEALPAIANSNVKLFAGVVNGRNVWKSNIDERVNFVKQIAQKLGGKDFYVGSSCSLLHVPFTLKYEEKLNPEVKSWLSFAVEKLSEIAIIAKLANGAALNENEAKIYAENKASANSRANSALIHDAAVQARVANLTKFEREEKFEDRIKIQHEVLNYGVLPTTTIGSFPQTVELRVLRQNFKKGEISEQQYNDGIKKYIDECVKFQEDVGLDVLVHGEPERNDMVEYFGEQIKGYAFSENGWVQSYGSRCVKPPLLFGDVSRPKAMTVEWISYAQSRTKKIMKGMLTGPVTILNWSFVRDDKPRADIAKQLALCIYDEIADLQDAGIKVIQVDEAAFKEGYPLRDENIGAYEKFSVDCFKLSVASARAQTQIHTHMCYSEFNDIIKTIEAMDADVISIETARSGNELLKIFKSVGYKQEVGPGIYDIHSPRVPSVDEMVAQIRALLEVLPKEQLWINPDCGLKTRKWEEVEPSLKNLVQAVKIVRNS, from the coding sequence ATGATAAAAACTTACGTTACGGGTTTCCCGCGAATCGGAGAAAAAAGAGAGCTAAAACGCGCGCTTGAGGGTCTTTGGAGTAAAAAAGAGGGTTTTAGCGAGGAGAATTTGCTAAGCGTTGCTAAAACGCTAAAAAATAGACACTGGCAATACCAAAAAGACGCCGAAATTTCAGCTATCAGCGTAAACGATTTTTCGCTTTACGATTTGATGCTAGACGCCATCGTGGCATTTGGCGCGGTGCCGCCTAGATTTGCGAATTTAAGCGGATTAGAGCAGTATTTCGCCTGCGCTCGCGGCAACGAAAAAGGCGTAGCGATGGAAATGACTAAGTGGTTTAACACGAACTACCACTACATCGTGCCCGAACTTAGCGCCCAGACGTCGTTTAAGCTTGACGCGTCAAAAATCATTAACGAATACGAAGAGGCAAAGGCTGCGGGCGTAAAAGGCAAGATAAATTTAATCGGCCCTATCACGTTTTTGGCGCTTTCAAAGACCACCGACGGCAGCTGCGCGCTTTGCCATTTAGACGCGCTAACGGCGCAATACGTCAAGCTTTTGGAGCAAATTTCAAAGTTAGACGGCCAAATCCTAGTCCAGCTAGACGAGCCGATATTCGTAACTAGCAAGGGCGACGCGCTAACGGATAAAATCGCGCCCGTTTACGAGAAGCTAACCGCAGCCGCAAGCAACGTAAAAATCGTATTTATGACCTATTTCGAACACGCGCTAAAAGCCGTGGGCGAGGCGCTAAAAACTAAAATTTACGGCATCGGGCTTGATTTTGTTTACGGCGAGAAAAATATCGAGGCGCTGCCTGCTATCGCAAACTCGAACGTAAAGCTTTTTGCCGGCGTCGTAAACGGCAGAAACGTGTGGAAAAGCAACATCGACGAGCGCGTAAATTTCGTCAAGCAAATAGCGCAAAAACTAGGCGGCAAGGACTTTTACGTAGGATCTAGCTGCTCGCTGCTCCACGTGCCTTTTACCCTAAAATACGAAGAAAAACTAAATCCCGAGGTCAAGAGTTGGCTAAGTTTCGCCGTTGAGAAGCTAAGCGAAATCGCAATCATCGCAAAGCTCGCAAACGGCGCGGCTCTAAACGAAAACGAAGCTAAAATTTACGCCGAAAATAAAGCCAGCGCGAACTCCCGCGCAAATTCGGCTCTCATCCACGACGCCGCTGTCCAGGCTCGCGTCGCGAATTTAACCAAATTCGAGCGTGAAGAGAAGTTTGAAGACCGCATCAAAATCCAGCACGAAGTCCTAAACTACGGCGTCTTGCCGACTACGACGATAGGTAGTTTCCCACAAACGGTAGAGCTTCGCGTTCTGCGCCAAAATTTCAAAAAAGGCGAGATCAGCGAGCAGCAATATAACGACGGCATCAAAAAATACATCGACGAGTGCGTGAAATTTCAAGAAGACGTAGGCCTTGACGTGCTAGTCCACGGCGAGCCGGAGAGAAACGATATGGTCGAGTATTTCGGCGAGCAGATCAAAGGCTACGCGTTTAGCGAAAACGGCTGGGTGCAAAGCTACGGCAGCCGCTGTGTGAAGCCGCCTTTGCTTTTCGGCGACGTGAGCCGTCCAAAAGCGATGACGGTCGAGTGGATATCCTACGCGCAAAGCCGCACGAAAAAGATAATGAAAGGCATGCTAACGGGCCCGGTAACCATCCTAAACTGGAGCTTCGTGCGCGACGATAAACCGCGAGCCGATATCGCTAAGCAGCTTGCTCTATGCATCTACGACGAGATCGCCGATCTGCAAGACGCTGGCATAAAAGTCATCCAAGTAGACGAAGCCGCGTTTAAAGAGGGCTATCCGCTACGCGACGAAAACATCGGCGCATACGAGAAATTCTCGGTTGATTGCTTTAAGCTCTCGGTCGCTTCGGCTCGCGCGCAGACGCAGATCCACACTCATATGTGCTACTCGGAGTTTAACGACATCATCAAGACCATCGAGGCGATGGACGCGGACGTCATCAGTATCGAGACGGCTCGCAGCGGCAACGAACTGCTAAAAATCTTTAAATCCGTGGGCTACAAACAAGAAGTAGGCCCGGGCATCTACGACATCCACAGTCCGCGCGTACCGAGCGTCGACGAGATGGTCGCGCAGATCAGAGCGCTACTAGAAGTACTGCCTAAAGAACAACTCTGGATCAACCCCGACTGCGGCCTAAAAACCCGCAAATGGGAAGAGGTCGAGCCGAGCCTAAAAAATCTCGTGCAAGCCGTTAAAATCGTGCGAAATTCGTAA
- a CDS encoding CRISPR-associated endoribonuclease Cas6 encodes MITINSRLASPNLKIGKSLARLIQGFIYRHLPDAEHEGYRHEPSGKIFKRTNFDFLLNGADLRVRFTSYEPEFEKIIALAVLKDGLNLGKIHILDTTVAVSEHRTTQNKARLQGCVICSVQGLLGHKVYLEPQDSRHLEMMKTNALQRFETLSGHRYEGEFELNLLRQDLGKPLYFYYGNNQTPAKAWPAVWDIKALPELINTLLDAGVGGGCMNCGAGFLETI; translated from the coding sequence ATGATAACGATAAACTCGCGGCTAGCAAGCCCGAATTTAAAGATCGGCAAATCTCTTGCCAGGTTGATTCAAGGTTTTATTTACAGGCATTTGCCGGATGCCGAGCACGAGGGATACAGGCATGAACCCAGCGGTAAAATTTTTAAACGAACGAATTTCGATTTTTTGCTAAACGGGGCTGATTTACGCGTTAGATTTACCTCTTACGAACCGGAATTTGAAAAAATAATCGCGCTTGCCGTGCTAAAAGACGGGCTAAATTTGGGAAAGATCCACATACTAGATACTACCGTTGCGGTTAGCGAGCACAGAACTACGCAAAACAAAGCAAGGCTGCAAGGCTGCGTAATATGCTCGGTACAAGGGCTTTTGGGGCATAAAGTCTATTTAGAACCGCAAGATTCAAGGCATCTTGAGATGATGAAAACAAACGCTTTGCAAAGATTTGAAACGCTTTCAGGGCACAGATACGAGGGCGAATTCGAGCTAAATTTGCTCCGCCAAGATTTAGGAAAACCGCTTTATTTTTACTACGGCAACAACCAAACGCCGGCAAAAGCGTGGCCTGCGGTTTGGGATATCAAGGCCCTGCCAGAGCTCATAAATACGCTGCTAGACGCCGGAGTAGGCGGCGGATGTATGAACTGCGGGGCGGGGTTTTTAGAGACGATATAG
- a CDS encoding MalY/PatB family protein, translating to MKYDFDAPVERSGTYSSKWRTNEGELPMWVADMDFKVAPEILEALQKRLDNGVFGYSYVPREWSEAICSWWSRRHDVKFDPNWLIFCTGVIPIISSAVRKFTSVGDKIVIQSPVYHVFYRSIENNGRIALTNELAYDGRGYDIDFADLEEKLADPLTTMFILCNPHNPVGKIWSEEKLAKIGELCAKYGVLVISDEIHCDITSPGKSYVPFIRASETCKNISITCVSPTKAFNIAGLQSSVAVVPNPKLRAKMAKAINDDEVGEGNAFSCIAAIAAFERGEAWLEQMREYVEQNRKIVSEFLQNKLPQIRLVEQDATYLLWLDCREICDDASDFHKFLRRKAGLWLNDGNAYRGAEKCFLRLNIATQRSRVLEGLKRLKSGALAYAKSKE from the coding sequence ATGAAATACGATTTTGACGCGCCTGTAGAGCGAAGCGGGACGTATTCGTCAAAGTGGAGAACAAACGAGGGTGAGCTACCGATGTGGGTGGCGGATATGGATTTTAAGGTTGCGCCCGAAATTTTAGAAGCGCTGCAAAAGCGCCTGGATAACGGAGTTTTTGGTTACTCCTACGTGCCGCGGGAGTGGAGCGAGGCTATCTGCTCGTGGTGGAGCAGGCGTCACGACGTCAAATTTGACCCAAATTGGCTAATTTTTTGCACGGGCGTGATCCCGATCATCAGCTCTGCGGTGCGCAAATTTACTAGCGTGGGCGATAAAATCGTGATCCAAAGCCCCGTCTATCACGTCTTTTACCGCAGCATCGAAAACAACGGCAGGATCGCGCTTACAAACGAGCTAGCCTACGACGGGCGCGGCTACGATATCGACTTTGCAGACCTCGAAGAAAAGCTCGCCGACCCGCTAACGACGATGTTTATCCTTTGCAATCCTCACAATCCAGTCGGCAAAATTTGGAGCGAGGAAAAGCTAGCCAAAATCGGCGAACTATGTGCCAAATACGGCGTTTTGGTGATTTCTGACGAGATTCACTGCGACATAACGAGCCCCGGCAAAAGCTACGTGCCCTTTATCCGCGCGAGCGAGACTTGCAAAAACATCTCGATCACCTGCGTTTCGCCGACTAAAGCCTTTAATATCGCAGGCTTGCAAAGCTCCGTCGCCGTAGTGCCAAACCCAAAACTGCGCGCCAAAATGGCAAAAGCTATCAACGACGACGAGGTCGGCGAGGGTAACGCATTTTCTTGCATCGCGGCGATCGCGGCGTTTGAGCGGGGAGAAGCGTGGCTCGAGCAGATGCGCGAATACGTAGAGCAAAACCGCAAAATCGTGAGCGAGTTTTTGCAAAACAAACTGCCTCAGATCAGGCTCGTGGAGCAAGACGCCACGTACCTGCTCTGGCTTGACTGCCGCGAAATTTGCGACGATGCGAGCGATTTTCATAAATTCTTACGCCGAAAAGCGGGTCTTTGGCTAAACGACGGCAACGCGTATAGAGGCGCGGAAAAATGCTTCCTGCGCCTCAATATCGCCACGCAAAGATCGCGCGTACTAGAGGGCCTAAAACGCCTAAAATCAGGCGCCCTGGCCTATGCAAAAAGCAAGGAATAA
- the moaC gene encoding cyclic pyranopterin monophosphate synthase MoaC → MLTHIDENDRPKMVDVGDKGVTTRIAVASGIIKMSREAFDAIKNNTGKKGPVLQTAVVGAIMGAKKTSELIPMCHPLLISGINCDIEELADICAYKLTVSVKIDGKTGVEMEALTGVSIGLLTIYDMIKAIDKTMQITDIKLESKSGGKSGDYVRSK, encoded by the coding sequence ATGCTAACTCACATAGACGAAAACGACCGCCCCAAAATGGTCGACGTAGGCGACAAGGGCGTAACTACGCGCATAGCCGTTGCAAGCGGCATCATAAAAATGTCGCGCGAAGCCTTTGACGCGATCAAAAACAACACCGGCAAAAAAGGCCCGGTCCTGCAAACCGCCGTCGTAGGCGCGATAATGGGCGCAAAAAAGACGAGCGAACTCATCCCGATGTGCCACCCGCTGCTAATTAGCGGCATAAACTGCGACATCGAGGAGTTAGCTGATATCTGCGCTTATAAGCTAACCGTTAGCGTCAAGATAGACGGTAAAACCGGCGTCGAGATGGAGGCGTTAACGGGCGTTAGCATCGGACTTCTAACGATCTACGACATGATAAAAGCGATAGATAAAACTATGCAAATAACGGATATAAAACTAGAAAGTAAAAGCGGAGGCAAAAGTGGCGACTACGTGCGATCTAAATAA
- a CDS encoding DUF493 domain-containing protein — MATTCDLNKEPQISYPNFWEYKIIIEESGDAQAIAQSVVGERQHKITPSKSSKEGKYKSYNLSVLVNSNEERLEIFSALRRICKYVL; from the coding sequence GTGGCGACTACGTGCGATCTAAATAAAGAACCCCAAATCTCGTACCCAAATTTCTGGGAATACAAAATCATCATCGAAGAAAGCGGCGATGCCCAAGCTATCGCGCAGAGCGTCGTAGGCGAAAGGCAGCACAAGATAACGCCGTCAAAATCAAGCAAAGAGGGCAAATACAAAAGCTACAATCTAAGCGTTTTGGTTAATTCTAACGAGGAGCGATTAGAAATTTTTTCCGCGCTAAGACGCATTTGCAAATACGTATTATAA
- the ruvC gene encoding crossover junction endodeoxyribonuclease RuvC: protein MKILGIDPGSRNCGYAIVEKTPVKTVLIEAGLIKIKPNSLQYQITELCEGLDLIFKNHKFDEVAIEDIFFAYNPKTVLKLAQFRGALSLKILQLHGDFAEYTPLQVKKTVTGKAKADKEQVAFMVKKILGITKEIKPLDITDAIAIALTHANNLRLKG, encoded by the coding sequence ATGAAAATTTTAGGAATCGATCCGGGATCGCGAAACTGCGGCTATGCGATCGTCGAGAAGACGCCCGTGAAAACTGTTTTGATTGAGGCGGGACTAATCAAAATAAAACCGAATTCTTTGCAGTATCAAATCACCGAACTTTGCGAGGGACTTGACCTAATTTTTAAAAATCACAAATTTGACGAAGTGGCGATTGAGGACATATTTTTTGCGTATAATCCAAAAACGGTTTTAAAGCTCGCGCAGTTTCGGGGGGCGCTCAGTCTTAAAATTTTGCAGCTTCACGGAGATTTTGCCGAGTATACCCCGCTTCAGGTCAAAAAAACCGTCACCGGTAAAGCCAAGGCCGACAAAGAGCAGGTGGCCTTTATGGTTAAGAAAATTCTCGGTATCACAAAGGAGATCAAACCTCTTGACATCACTGATGCCATCGCTATTGCGCTAACGCATGCGAATAATTTACGGCTGAAGGGTTAG
- the dnaA gene encoding chromosomal replication initiator protein DnaA — protein MVANEVLELLSKEILPSEFECYIKQLKFNEKSSNSTNVVFNAPNEIIAKFIQTKYAAKIAHLFEVKTGQKPVVEVQAPTKTASKPAKKVDVKEIKAQSSLLNPSYTFENFVVGDSNQFAFLSAKAVSEQPGKIYNPLFIYGPTGLGKTHLLQSVGNFCLNGGKMVICVTSEQFITDFTYNLNNHSMERFREKYRNCDVLLIDDVQFLGKTDKIQEEFFHTFNEIHAKNGQIVMTSDRQPKLLKGFEDRLRTRFEWGIIADITPPELDTKIAIINKKCEFDKIYLGTDVINYIATNMGDNIREIESAIINLNAYARLMRQEITLEFAKNILRDQIKEKRENINLESIVETVSKELNIKPSDMKSKSRSKNIVEARRIVIYLAKNLTPNSMPQIAQFFNMKDHSAVSHSIKKINELIETNEYFKVRVEELKNKILTKE, from the coding sequence TTGGTCGCAAACGAGGTTTTGGAGCTACTTTCCAAAGAAATTTTACCGTCGGAATTTGAATGCTACATCAAGCAGCTTAAATTTAACGAAAAAAGCTCAAATTCAACAAACGTCGTATTTAACGCGCCAAACGAGATTATCGCCAAATTTATCCAGACCAAATACGCCGCTAAAATCGCTCACCTTTTTGAAGTAAAAACCGGGCAAAAGCCGGTCGTCGAAGTCCAAGCTCCGACCAAAACCGCAAGCAAACCGGCCAAAAAAGTGGACGTCAAAGAAATAAAAGCGCAAAGCAGCCTGCTAAATCCAAGCTACACTTTTGAAAATTTCGTAGTCGGCGACTCAAATCAATTTGCTTTTTTAAGCGCAAAAGCCGTCTCCGAGCAGCCGGGTAAAATTTATAATCCACTTTTCATCTACGGCCCGACGGGACTTGGCAAAACTCACCTTTTGCAATCGGTCGGAAATTTTTGCCTAAACGGCGGCAAAATGGTTATTTGCGTCACGAGCGAGCAGTTTATCACGGATTTTACGTATAATCTCAACAACCACTCGATGGAGCGATTTCGCGAAAAGTACAGAAACTGCGACGTTTTACTCATCGACGACGTGCAGTTTTTAGGAAAAACGGATAAAATCCAAGAGGAATTTTTTCATACGTTTAACGAGATTCACGCTAAAAACGGCCAAATCGTGATGACATCAGACCGCCAACCAAAGCTGCTAAAAGGCTTTGAAGATAGGCTAAGAACGCGTTTTGAGTGGGGTATAATCGCTGATATCACGCCGCCAGAACTTGATACTAAAATCGCAATTATCAATAAAAAATGCGAATTTGATAAAATTTATCTTGGTACCGACGTCATAAACTATATCGCTACGAACATGGGCGACAACATCCGAGAAATCGAAAGCGCGATAATAAATTTAAACGCTTACGCAAGGCTGATGAGGCAGGAAATCACGCTAGAATTTGCTAAAAACATCCTGCGCGATCAGATAAAAGAAAAACGCGAAAATATAAATTTAGAGAGCATCGTAGAGACTGTAAGTAAAGAGCTAAATATCAAACCTAGCGATATGAAAAGTAAATCGCGCTCGAAAAATATCGTCGAGGCTAGACGCATCGTGATATATCTGGCTAAAAATTTGACGCCAAACTCGATGCCGCAGATCGCGCAGTTTTTCAACATGAAAGATCACTCGGCCGTAAGCCACAGCATCAAAAAAATAAACGAACTAATCGAAACGAACGAATATTTTAAAGTTCGCGTCGAAGAACTAAAAAATAAAATTTTAACCAAAGAGTAA
- the dnaN gene encoding DNA polymerase III subunit beta encodes MKVAINKNALESVINNANPYLEKRDLSAITSHIFIAAKDGILNVKATDHEIGLAYKLSNVKIMDEGNATANGKKLLDIIRSLKDEEVTLETLNNYLYIKQKNSKYKLPMYKFEDFPNFPTVENKNKFEVDAVMLGRSLKKIFPSIDNNNPKFELNGAFIDIKQNYINIVGTDTKRLSVFRLETPTQSEFSLIIPKKAIGEIQKLFFDKIEIYYDDTTLIAQSSNFEFFTKLINGKFPDYNRVIPQEIKKRLRLSRDKMIEGIKTVSIMSESTKIIFAPQTVSFESIVEDNSEAKTSIDFATGLESEIYVGVKNRYLLDFLQNIEEEYFEFGFNDSNLAFTVSSNELKTVIMPINL; translated from the coding sequence ATGAAAGTCGCAATTAACAAAAACGCTCTAGAAAGCGTAATAAACAATGCTAATCCTTATTTAGAAAAAAGAGATTTAAGCGCTATAACTTCGCATATATTTATAGCAGCTAAAGACGGTATTTTAAACGTCAAAGCAACCGATCACGAAATCGGTCTAGCCTATAAACTCTCAAACGTCAAAATCATGGACGAAGGAAACGCAACCGCAAACGGTAAAAAACTGCTTGATATCATAAGAAGTCTAAAAGACGAAGAAGTTACGTTAGAGACGTTAAATAACTATCTCTATATAAAGCAAAAAAACTCAAAATACAAACTTCCTATGTATAAATTTGAAGATTTTCCGAATTTTCCTACTGTAGAAAATAAAAATAAATTTGAAGTCGATGCTGTCATGCTAGGTCGAAGTCTAAAAAAAATATTCCCTAGTATCGATAATAATAATCCAAAATTTGAGCTAAACGGCGCATTTATCGACATAAAGCAAAACTACATAAACATAGTAGGAACCGATACTAAAAGGCTAAGCGTCTTTAGACTAGAAACCCCTACACAGAGTGAATTTTCGCTAATAATCCCGAAAAAAGCAATCGGCGAAATTCAAAAACTATTTTTCGATAAAATAGAAATTTACTACGACGATACGACTCTTATCGCTCAAAGCTCGAATTTCGAATTTTTTACGAAGCTGATTAACGGTAAATTTCCGGATTATAATAGAGTAATCCCGCAAGAGATAAAAAAACGTCTAAGATTAAGCAGAGATAAAATGATAGAAGGTATAAAAACCGTCTCTATCATGTCTGAAAGTACCAAAATAATATTTGCCCCGCAAACGGTAAGTTTTGAAAGCATAGTAGAGGATAATTCTGAAGCTAAAACTTCGATTGATTTTGCAACGGGGCTTGAAAGCGAAATTTACGTCGGCGTAAAAAATAGATATTTGCTTGATTTCTTGCAAAATATCGAAGAGGAATATTTCGAATTTGGATTTAACGACTCGAATTTAGCCTTCACGGTTAGCTCAAACGAGCTAAAAACGGTAATCATGCCGATAAATTTATAA